From the Martelella mediterranea DSM 17316 genome, one window contains:
- a CDS encoding aspartyl/asparaginyl beta-hydroxylase domain-containing protein: MAKAETETADHGQTFGTEGITPMERPSAVTRFFMGIVNWAEKLNLKYAIHGNPPVYDNATFPWSKEIEAAAPAIRAELDKVLLRQAELPSFQDISTDVKTISDDNHWKTFFLLGYGLKSEQNIKTCPKTWEAMQKIPGLTTVMFSIFEPGKHLPAHRGPYNGVLRLHLGMIVPEAEPDQLAIRVKDQICHWEEGKVLIFDDAYEHEAWNHTDKTRVVLFVDFVKPTRFPAKMVNWMLMNLAVFTPFIREGLDNHKDWEKKFYAEAEALRNRS, encoded by the coding sequence CTGAAACCGCCGATCACGGCCAGACCTTCGGCACCGAGGGCATCACCCCCATGGAACGGCCGAGCGCTGTCACCCGCTTCTTCATGGGCATCGTCAACTGGGCCGAAAAGCTCAATCTGAAATATGCCATTCATGGCAATCCGCCGGTCTATGACAATGCCACCTTCCCGTGGTCGAAGGAGATCGAGGCGGCAGCGCCCGCAATCCGTGCCGAACTCGACAAGGTGCTGCTGCGGCAGGCGGAGCTGCCGAGCTTCCAGGACATCTCGACCGATGTGAAGACGATCTCCGACGACAACCACTGGAAGACCTTCTTCCTGCTCGGCTATGGGCTGAAATCGGAACAGAACATCAAGACCTGCCCGAAGACCTGGGAGGCGATGCAGAAAATTCCCGGCCTCACCACGGTGATGTTCTCGATCTTCGAGCCCGGCAAGCACCTGCCGGCCCATCGCGGCCCCTATAACGGGGTGCTGCGCCTGCATCTCGGCATGATCGTGCCGGAGGCCGAGCCCGACCAGCTCGCGATCCGCGTCAAGGACCAGATCTGCCACTGGGAAGAGGGCAAGGTGCTGATCTTCGACGATGCCTATGAGCACGAGGCCTGGAACCATACCGACAAGACCCGCGTGGTGCTGTTCGTCGATTTCGTCAAACCGACCCGCTTCCCGGCCAAAATGGTCAACTGGATGCTGATGAACCTCGCCGTGTTCACGCCCTTCATCCGCGAGGGGCTGGACAACCACAAGGACTGGGAAAAGAAGTTCTACGCCGAGGCCGAGGCACTCCGGAACCGGTCGTGA
- a CDS encoding MATE family efflux transporter yields MSDVVSPRANPYLSGPVWPLFLKTAAPIVLLMLVSGLYTIVDAIFLGLLVGPRALAAVTLVFPIFMAVAALSTLVSSGMASILARRLGAGDDDGAQAVLQSAMMLSLLVAVLLMAFYLTLGIRLVDWFSEGDAALAAMAKTYLAFVIFGSPLQFVISIQGDALRSEGKPGVMAGIGVLVTLANIGFNYVLIAGLGWGVAGSAIGTLAAQAVAMGVVIWLRLSGRTPLALARRTGHRLTEAWPRILALGLPPSLGLAGTSLSAGCYIIGIGIWSGDNHDIAIAAYGIASRLLTFAFLPLLGLNFACQSIVGNNFGAHLFGRSDRTLLVGLATGLCYGVAVELAFIVGARPIATLFVTDPAVIAEAVHIVRIVTAAYVLVAPLMVLAGYFQALGMASRAAAITLGRTYIFTLPLIFILPFIFGETGLWMAAPISDLGMLAIAIMVLWLNRRGARLGLFYGHRETAIAAEAA; encoded by the coding sequence ATGTCTGACGTCGTTTCGCCGCGGGCGAACCCCTATCTTTCCGGCCCGGTCTGGCCGCTGTTTCTCAAGACCGCCGCTCCCATCGTTCTGCTGATGCTTGTCAGTGGACTCTACACCATTGTCGACGCGATCTTTCTCGGCCTGCTGGTGGGGCCCCGCGCGCTGGCCGCCGTCACGCTGGTCTTCCCGATCTTCATGGCGGTGGCGGCGCTGTCGACGCTGGTTTCCTCCGGCATGGCCTCCATTCTGGCCCGCCGGCTCGGCGCCGGCGATGATGACGGCGCGCAGGCGGTGCTGCAATCGGCGATGATGCTGTCGCTGCTCGTTGCCGTGCTGCTGATGGCGTTCTACCTCACGCTCGGGATCAGGCTTGTCGACTGGTTTTCCGAGGGCGACGCCGCGCTGGCGGCCATGGCGAAGACCTATCTGGCATTTGTGATTTTCGGCAGTCCGCTGCAATTCGTGATCTCGATCCAGGGCGATGCGCTGCGTTCGGAGGGCAAGCCGGGGGTGATGGCCGGGATCGGCGTTCTGGTCACGCTCGCCAATATCGGTTTCAACTATGTCTTGATCGCCGGCCTTGGCTGGGGCGTTGCCGGATCGGCAATCGGCACGCTGGCGGCGCAGGCGGTGGCCATGGGCGTCGTCATCTGGCTCAGGCTTTCCGGGCGGACGCCGCTTGCGCTCGCGCGCCGCACCGGCCACCGGCTGACGGAGGCGTGGCCGCGCATTCTGGCGCTTGGCCTGCCGCCGTCTCTCGGGCTTGCCGGCACCAGCCTTTCGGCGGGCTGCTACATTATCGGCATCGGCATCTGGAGCGGCGACAACCACGACATCGCGATCGCCGCCTATGGCATCGCCTCGCGGCTCCTGACCTTCGCCTTTCTGCCGCTCCTGGGGCTGAACTTCGCCTGCCAGTCGATCGTCGGCAATAATTTCGGCGCACACCTGTTCGGCCGGTCGGACCGGACGCTGCTTGTCGGCCTCGCCACGGGACTTTGCTACGGGGTGGCCGTTGAGCTCGCGTTTATCGTCGGAGCAAGGCCGATCGCCACGCTGTTCGTGACCGATCCCGCGGTGATTGCCGAGGCGGTCCACATCGTGCGGATCGTGACTGCCGCCTATGTCCTCGTCGCGCCGCTGATGGTGCTTGCCGGCTATTTCCAGGCGCTGGGCATGGCCAGCCGCGCGGCCGCGATCACGCTCGGGCGGACCTATATCTTCACCCTGCCGCTGATCTTCATCCTGCCGTTCATCTTCGGCGAAACGGGATTGTGGATGGCCGCGCCGATCAGCGATCTCGGCATGCTGGCGATCGCCATCATGGTGTTGTGGCTGAACCGGCGCGGGGCGCGGCTCGGCCTGTTTTACGGACACCGGGAAACCGCGATCGCGGCGGAGGCGGCCTGA
- a CDS encoding FAD-binding oxidoreductase has translation MPGPEKDLIARFAEIVGPGHALTEPQDIAPYLTETRGLYHGATALVLKPGTTAEVAAIMTLASETKTPVVPASGRTGHVGGAVPREEGTDIVLSLERMTRIRKIDTAGNFMVVDGGVILAEAQRAAADNDRLFPLSLGSEGSARIGGNLATNAGGTAVLAYGNMRNLCLGLEVVLPTGEVWNGLRSLKKDNTGYDLRDLFIGAEGTLGVITGAVLKLFPRPKGHQVAFAGVASPEKALDLFNLAANRCASALTGFELMAHMAFAFTVKHTEGARDPLSATYPWYTLIDISTSDSQQSADDMITALLEEAFEQGLVEDAVIAKSEAEIAELWHMRETMSEAQKPEGGSIKHDVSVPVSSVPAFLREADTAVMAAVPGARICAFGHLGDGNIHYNISQPEGTDKAAFLARWGEVNAIVHAIVLAHGGSISAEHGIGRLKRDELARIREPIEIELMQRIKKAFDPAGIMNPDKVLKA, from the coding sequence ATGCCCGGCCCCGAGAAAGACCTGATCGCCCGCTTTGCCGAAATCGTCGGCCCGGGCCACGCCCTGACCGAGCCCCAAGACATCGCCCCCTACCTCACCGAGACCCGCGGACTTTATCACGGCGCGACCGCGCTGGTGCTGAAACCCGGCACCACCGCCGAGGTCGCCGCGATCATGACGCTGGCGAGCGAGACGAAAACCCCGGTCGTGCCCGCCTCCGGGCGCACCGGCCATGTCGGCGGCGCGGTTCCGCGCGAGGAAGGCACCGATATCGTGCTCTCGCTGGAACGGATGACGCGTATCCGCAAGATCGATACCGCCGGCAATTTCATGGTGGTCGATGGCGGAGTCATCCTTGCCGAGGCGCAGAGAGCGGCGGCCGACAATGACCGGCTGTTCCCGCTGTCGCTCGGCTCGGAAGGATCGGCCCGGATCGGCGGCAATCTTGCGACCAATGCCGGCGGCACGGCGGTGCTCGCCTATGGCAATATGCGCAATCTCTGCCTCGGCCTTGAAGTGGTGCTGCCGACCGGCGAGGTCTGGAACGGGCTGCGCTCGCTGAAGAAAGACAATACCGGATACGACCTGCGCGACCTGTTCATCGGCGCGGAAGGCACGCTCGGCGTCATCACCGGCGCGGTGCTGAAGCTGTTTCCGCGCCCTAAGGGCCATCAGGTGGCGTTTGCCGGGGTCGCTTCGCCCGAAAAGGCGCTGGACCTCTTCAACCTTGCCGCAAACCGCTGCGCCTCCGCGCTGACCGGTTTCGAGCTCATGGCCCATATGGCCTTCGCCTTCACGGTGAAGCATACCGAGGGCGCGCGCGATCCGCTTTCGGCGACCTATCCCTGGTACACGCTGATCGATATTTCCACCTCAGACAGCCAGCAATCGGCCGATGACATGATCACGGCTTTGCTGGAAGAGGCCTTTGAACAGGGCCTGGTGGAAGACGCCGTGATCGCCAAGTCCGAGGCCGAAATCGCCGAACTGTGGCATATGCGCGAAACCATGTCGGAGGCGCAGAAGCCGGAGGGCGGCTCGATCAAGCACGATGTCTCGGTTCCGGTCTCCTCGGTGCCCGCCTTCCTGCGCGAGGCGGATACCGCGGTGATGGCGGCCGTGCCGGGTGCGCGCATCTGCGCCTTCGGCCATCTCGGCGACGGCAATATACACTACAACATCTCGCAGCCGGAAGGCACCGACAAGGCGGCCTTCCTGGCGCGCTGGGGCGAGGTCAACGCAATCGTCCACGCCATCGTGCTCGCCCATGGCGGCTCGATCTCCGCCGAGCACGGCATCGGCCGGCTGAAGCGCGACGAGCTTGCGCGCATTCGCGAGCCGATCGAGATCGAGCTGATGCAGCGGATCAAGAAGGCCTTCGATCCGGCCGGCATCATGAACCCGGACAAGGTATTGAAGGCCTGA
- a CDS encoding L-threonylcarbamoyladenylate synthase, translated as MARIIDISREEELAMAEGRRLLIVGELVAIPTETVYGLAGDATDAEAIARIYAAKNRPSFNPLICHMADLAMAERYADFSPLARELADAFWPGPLTLVLPLKPDAGIATAATAGLATVAVRVPRGFAGRLIAETGRPLAAPSANRSGRLSPTTAGHVDADLGDRLQLIIDAGPAIVGVESTILKVEGETITLLRPGGIPAEAVERLTGLSVTRPATPGAIEAPGMMASHYAPNAAVRLNVSHVEPGEALIMFGAPVIDNAEAAHVTLQLSKTADTAEAASRLYDVMKQADQSGASAIAVTPIPHDGIGEAINDRLARAAAPRPKDYD; from the coding sequence ATGGCGCGGATCATCGATATCAGCCGGGAGGAAGAGCTTGCGATGGCGGAGGGTCGGCGGTTGCTGATCGTCGGCGAACTGGTCGCGATCCCGACCGAAACCGTTTACGGCCTTGCCGGCGACGCCACAGATGCGGAGGCGATCGCCAGGATCTACGCCGCCAAGAACCGGCCATCCTTCAATCCGCTGATCTGCCACATGGCCGACCTTGCGATGGCGGAACGCTATGCCGACTTCTCGCCGCTGGCGCGCGAGCTTGCCGATGCCTTCTGGCCCGGCCCGCTGACGCTGGTGCTGCCGCTGAAACCGGATGCGGGGATCGCGACGGCGGCCACCGCCGGGCTTGCCACCGTGGCCGTCCGGGTGCCGCGCGGCTTCGCCGGCCGGCTGATCGCCGAAACCGGTCGCCCGCTCGCCGCCCCCAGCGCCAACCGCTCCGGCCGGCTGAGCCCCACCACGGCCGGCCATGTGGACGCCGACCTCGGCGACCGGCTGCAACTGATCATCGACGCCGGTCCCGCGATCGTCGGCGTGGAATCGACGATCCTCAAGGTCGAGGGCGAGACCATCACCCTGCTCAGGCCGGGCGGCATTCCCGCCGAGGCGGTCGAGCGGCTGACGGGGCTTTCGGTGACGCGGCCCGCCACCCCCGGCGCGATCGAGGCGCCCGGCATGATGGCCTCGCATTACGCGCCGAACGCCGCCGTCCGGCTCAATGTCAGCCATGTCGAGCCCGGCGAGGCGCTGATCATGTTCGGCGCGCCCGTGATCGACAATGCCGAGGCCGCCCATGTCACGCTTCAGCTCTCCAAGACCGCCGACACGGCGGAGGCGGCAAGCAGGCTCTACGACGTGATGAAACAGGCCGACCAGAGCGGCGCCAGCGCGATCGCCGTGACGCCCATTCCGCATGATGGCATCGGCGAGGCGATCAACGACCGGCTTGCCCGCGCCGCGGCCCCCCGCCCCAAGGACTACGACTGA
- a CDS encoding RidA family protein translates to MRRIFSGGIYEKKIGYCRAVVAGGFVHVAGTTAQGTDIPEDVEGQCRSALAAIEKALGEAGSGFSDVVRVTYYLPHAPDFEACWPLLAATFGDNPPAATMIECGLIDPKYRIEIEVTALARA, encoded by the coding sequence ATGCGACGGATTTTCTCGGGCGGAATTTATGAAAAGAAGATCGGCTATTGCCGCGCCGTGGTTGCCGGTGGCTTCGTGCATGTGGCCGGCACTACCGCGCAGGGAACCGATATTCCCGAGGATGTCGAAGGCCAGTGCCGCTCGGCGCTGGCGGCGATCGAAAAGGCGCTCGGCGAGGCCGGCTCCGGCTTTTCCGATGTCGTGCGGGTCACCTACTACCTGCCGCATGCGCCGGATTTCGAGGCCTGCTGGCCGCTGCTCGCGGCAACCTTCGGCGACAATCCGCCGGCGGCGACCATGATCGAATGCGGCCTGATCGACCCGAAATACCGGATCGAGATCGAGGTGACGGCGCTGGCGCGGGCGTGA
- a CDS encoding aromatic ring-hydroxylating oxygenase subunit alpha, with protein sequence MTIRQKMLDELKNRRDGFTLARPFYTDPDYFRVDMENFYYRDWLFVAHDCELPRPGNYLTIQIGDYSVILTRGRDKVIRALHNSCRHRGSRVCANEKGTTAKLVCPYHQWTYDLDGSLQYVRHMGEDFDKAQYGLKPVHCESIEGYIFICLAEHAPDIAPLRDRIAPYIAPHNIRETKVAFKSSIVEKGNWKLVWENNRECYHCAANHPELCRTYPEAASVTGVQGMADDPEIQAHWAHCEAGGLEAKFFINPDGQFRITRMPLIPGAESYTMSGQRAVKKPMGPKTNVAGIGALLLFHYPTTWNHFLGDHAISFRVLPLGPEETEVTTTWMVPKDAVEGIDYDLEELTHVWTFTNDQDRQIVEENARGIRSPAYEPGPYCEEDEGGVMQFVEWYANTSISRLSDTAAPLSIVA encoded by the coding sequence ATGACGATACGCCAGAAAATGCTGGATGAGCTGAAGAACCGCCGCGATGGCTTCACGCTCGCCCGGCCGTTTTACACCGACCCGGACTATTTCCGCGTCGACATGGAGAATTTCTATTACCGCGACTGGCTGTTCGTCGCCCATGATTGCGAACTGCCGCGTCCGGGCAATTACCTGACGATCCAGATCGGTGATTATTCGGTGATCCTCACGCGCGGGCGCGACAAGGTCATCCGGGCGCTGCACAATTCCTGCCGCCATCGCGGCTCGCGCGTCTGCGCCAATGAGAAGGGCACGACCGCCAAGCTCGTCTGTCCCTATCACCAGTGGACCTACGATCTCGACGGTTCGCTGCAATATGTCCGCCACATGGGCGAGGATTTCGACAAGGCGCAATACGGTCTCAAGCCGGTGCATTGCGAGAGCATCGAGGGCTATATCTTCATCTGCCTCGCCGAGCATGCTCCCGATATCGCGCCGCTGAGGGACAGGATCGCGCCCTATATCGCGCCGCATAACATTCGCGAGACCAAGGTCGCCTTCAAGAGCTCGATCGTCGAGAAGGGCAACTGGAAGCTGGTCTGGGAAAACAATCGTGAGTGCTATCACTGCGCCGCCAATCACCCGGAACTGTGCCGCACCTATCCCGAGGCCGCCTCCGTCACCGGCGTGCAGGGAATGGCGGATGATCCGGAAATCCAGGCGCACTGGGCTCATTGCGAGGCGGGGGGGCTGGAGGCGAAGTTCTTCATCAACCCCGACGGCCAGTTCCGCATCACCCGCATGCCGCTGATCCCCGGCGCGGAGAGCTACACCATGTCAGGCCAGCGCGCGGTCAAGAAGCCGATGGGTCCGAAGACCAATGTGGCCGGCATCGGCGCACTGCTGCTGTTTCATTATCCCACCACCTGGAACCATTTCCTGGGCGACCACGCGATCTCCTTCCGGGTGCTGCCGCTCGGGCCGGAGGAAACCGAGGTCACAACCACGTGGATGGTGCCGAAGGATGCGGTCGAGGGCATCGACTACGATCTGGAGGAACTGACCCATGTCTGGACCTTCACCAATGACCAGGATCGCCAGATCGTGGAGGAGAATGCGCGCGGCATCCGCTCGCCCGCCTATGAGCCCGGCCCTTATTGCGAAGAGGATGAGGGCGGCGTGATGCAGTTTGTCGAATGGTACGCGAACACCTCGATTTCGCGGCTTTCCGACACCGCCGCGCCGCTGTCGATCGTTGCCTGA
- a CDS encoding hybrid-cluster NAD(P)-dependent oxidoreductase, with the protein MKSKTFKHIDEMVPWNGREHMLECVAWTPEAPDVMTFTFRAEKENIWFRYMPGQYITLELPVGPEPILRTYTISSSPTRPFTIAVTVKAQKDSIGTRWMFENLHPGMKLKAIGPLGDFSYVTKPAEKYLFISAGSGITPMMSMTRDLGDRDPDTDIAFIHCARSPNDIIFRWELEYKARYMPFFNLGFIVTELERTQLWSGLKGFIDRAKIALLVPDFLERRVFCCGPDPFMATVRDSLESSSFDMENNYFQETFKPEAPSPAVFVGESADEDKRLVIEFADSGVRAEVPPGFTILQTARNAGVRIPAACESGICGTCRTMCKSGKVDMQHNGGILDDEIEEGYILACCSRPLTDVEVEA; encoded by the coding sequence ATGAAGTCGAAGACCTTCAAGCATATCGATGAGATGGTGCCGTGGAATGGCCGCGAGCACATGCTCGAATGCGTGGCCTGGACGCCGGAAGCGCCCGACGTGATGACCTTCACCTTCAGGGCGGAGAAGGAAAACATCTGGTTCCGCTACATGCCGGGCCAGTATATCACGCTGGAACTGCCGGTCGGTCCGGAGCCGATCCTCCGGACCTACACGATCTCGTCCAGCCCGACCCGGCCCTTTACCATCGCGGTGACGGTCAAGGCGCAGAAGGACAGCATCGGCACGCGCTGGATGTTCGAGAACCTGCACCCCGGCATGAAGCTCAAGGCGATCGGCCCGCTCGGCGATTTCTCCTATGTCACCAAGCCGGCGGAGAAATACCTGTTCATCTCGGCCGGTTCCGGCATCACGCCGATGATGTCGATGACGCGCGATCTCGGCGACCGCGATCCTGACACCGATATCGCCTTCATCCACTGCGCCCGTTCGCCCAACGACATCATCTTCCGCTGGGAGCTGGAGTATAAGGCGCGCTACATGCCGTTCTTCAATCTCGGCTTCATCGTCACCGAGCTGGAGCGCACCCAGCTCTGGTCCGGGCTGAAGGGCTTCATCGATCGCGCCAAGATCGCGCTGCTGGTGCCGGATTTCCTGGAGCGGCGGGTTTTCTGCTGCGGGCCGGATCCGTTCATGGCGACGGTCCGGGATTCGCTCGAAAGCTCCAGCTTCGACATGGAAAACAATTATTTCCAGGAAACCTTCAAGCCGGAAGCGCCATCGCCTGCCGTCTTTGTCGGCGAAAGCGCGGACGAGGACAAGCGGCTGGTCATCGAATTCGCCGATTCGGGCGTTCGCGCCGAGGTGCCGCCCGGCTTCACCATTCTGCAGACAGCCCGCAATGCCGGGGTCCGCATTCCCGCCGCCTGCGAAAGCGGCATCTGCGGCACCTGCCGCACCATGTGCAAATCCGGCAAGGTCGACATGCAGCATAATGGCGGCATTCTCGATGACGAGATCGAGGAGGGCTATATCCTCGCCTGCTGCTCGCGGCCGCTGACCGATGTCGAGGTGGAAGCCTGA
- the phnN gene encoding phosphonate metabolism protein/1,5-bisphosphokinase (PRPP-forming) PhnN codes for MIVVVGPSGAGKDSLINYAAALCNQPRFAVVRRVITRPSDHDSEIHDTMSPDAFAARRAAGGFAVVWSAHGLEYGIPAEHRAFVANGGVALCNGSRKALADFRAAFARLTVVNVTARPEILAERLAARGREGPDQITARLARSTMAVHGDFDVVTIDNSGTLETAGDQLVALIRDCLSEP; via the coding sequence ATGATCGTCGTGGTCGGCCCGAGCGGGGCCGGCAAGGACAGCCTGATCAATTACGCCGCCGCCCTTTGCAATCAACCGCGTTTTGCAGTGGTGCGCCGCGTGATCACCCGGCCGAGCGACCACGACAGCGAAATCCACGACACCATGTCGCCGGACGCCTTTGCAGCAAGGAGGGCGGCGGGCGGTTTTGCGGTAGTGTGGTCAGCGCATGGCCTTGAATATGGCATTCCCGCAGAACACCGCGCCTTTGTCGCCAATGGCGGGGTGGCGCTCTGCAACGGTTCGCGCAAGGCGCTCGCCGATTTCCGCGCGGCCTTTGCCCGGCTCACGGTGGTCAATGTTACCGCCAGGCCTGAAATCCTCGCCGAAAGGCTTGCCGCGCGCGGCCGCGAGGGCCCCGACCAGATCACCGCCCGGCTGGCCCGCTCGACCATGGCGGTTCACGGCGATTTCGATGTGGTGACGATCGATAATTCCGGAACGCTTGAAACCGCCGGCGATCAGCTTGTCGCGCTGATCCGCGATTGCCTGTCGGAACCGTGA
- a CDS encoding alpha-D-ribose 1-methylphosphonate 5-triphosphate diphosphatase, with protein MSAETVFTNARIVLEDEIVHGALMVRDGEIADISEHPTRHGDDMEGDYLIPGLIELHTDHLEGHYAPRPGVRWDKIAAVQAHDGQIIASGITTVFDCLRMGSDDGDGFDLGEMRDMADAIQQAERENRLKAQHFLHLRCEVSAANVMEHFAGFENDPHVRLTSLMDHAPGQRQFTDLSQYELYYKPKRGLSDEAFAAFVAERQGRSEKYAGPHRQMISDHCAARGIAIASHDDATLAHVEEAIGHGVAVAEFPTSLEAANASHKAGLSVLMGAPNVVRGKSHSGNIAARDLAERGVLDVLSSDYVPFSLLYAPFILADTVETISLPRALKMVTATPARAVKLNDRGRIAPGLRADLVRVHRPSGAPVTRAVWRAGKRVA; from the coding sequence ATGAGCGCCGAAACCGTTTTCACCAATGCGCGGATCGTGCTTGAGGACGAGATCGTGCATGGCGCGCTCATGGTGCGCGACGGCGAAATCGCCGACATCTCGGAACACCCGACCCGCCATGGCGACGACATGGAGGGGGATTACCTGATCCCCGGCCTGATCGAGCTTCATACCGATCATCTCGAAGGCCATTATGCGCCACGCCCCGGCGTGCGCTGGGACAAGATCGCGGCCGTCCAGGCCCATGACGGACAGATCATCGCCTCCGGCATCACCACCGTCTTCGACTGCCTGCGCATGGGCTCCGACGATGGCGACGGTTTCGATCTCGGCGAGATGCGCGACATGGCCGACGCGATCCAGCAAGCCGAGCGCGAGAACCGGCTGAAGGCCCAGCACTTCCTGCATCTGCGCTGCGAGGTTTCCGCAGCCAATGTGATGGAGCATTTCGCCGGCTTCGAGAATGATCCGCATGTCCGGCTGACCTCGCTGATGGACCATGCGCCCGGCCAGCGGCAGTTTACCGATCTTTCACAGTACGAACTCTACTACAAGCCGAAGCGCGGCCTTTCCGACGAGGCCTTCGCGGCCTTCGTCGCGGAACGTCAGGGTCGGTCGGAAAAATATGCCGGTCCGCACCGGCAGATGATCTCCGACCACTGCGCCGCCCGCGGCATCGCCATCGCCAGCCATGACGACGCCACGCTTGCCCATGTGGAAGAGGCGATCGGCCATGGCGTCGCGGTTGCCGAGTTTCCGACGAGTCTCGAGGCCGCCAACGCCTCGCACAAGGCCGGGCTTTCGGTGCTGATGGGCGCGCCCAATGTGGTGCGCGGCAAGTCGCATTCCGGCAATATCGCCGCGCGCGATTTGGCCGAACGCGGCGTGCTGGACGTGCTGTCGTCAGATTACGTGCCCTTCAGCCTGCTCTATGCCCCGTTCATCCTCGCCGATACGGTCGAGACGATCAGCCTGCCGCGCGCGCTCAAGATGGTGACGGCGACGCCGGCGAGGGCCGTGAAGCTCAACGATCGCGGGCGGATCGCGCCGGGTCTGAGGGCCGATCTTGTGCGCGTCCACCGCCCCTCCGGCGCGCCGGTGACGCGGGCGGTCTGGCGGGCGGGCAAGCGGGTGGCCTGA
- a CDS encoding DUF1045 domain-containing protein: MRYAIYFTPAIDHPLTIAASRWLGYDAFAGEERPFPDSIALAAGRMSAVTAAAARYGFHATLKAPFRLADNATPAALEAAFDVFCRKHSPFDTPELKLGKLGKFHALVPAGESQMLQDFAADVVRYFEPMRAPLANEEIARRKPEELSEAERDNLERWGYPYVFDDFRFHMTLTGPVTGTDMHVIETAIEDYFAPFVGKPLEISGIALFMEERRGAPFVIRRWQPLTGGQTTLFGTEETGTSETGAGETEE, from the coding sequence TTGCGCTACGCCATCTATTTCACTCCCGCCATCGACCATCCCCTGACGATTGCCGCCAGCCGCTGGCTCGGCTACGACGCCTTTGCCGGCGAGGAACGGCCGTTTCCAGACAGTATCGCGCTCGCCGCCGGCCGGATGAGCGCCGTAACCGCGGCCGCCGCCCGCTATGGCTTCCACGCCACGCTGAAGGCACCGTTCCGGCTTGCCGACAATGCCACGCCGGCAGCGCTGGAGGCCGCCTTTGACGTGTTCTGCCGCAAGCACAGTCCATTCGACACACCCGAATTGAAGCTCGGCAAGCTCGGCAAGTTCCACGCCCTCGTTCCGGCTGGAGAAAGTCAGATGCTGCAGGATTTCGCAGCCGATGTCGTGCGCTATTTCGAGCCGATGCGCGCGCCGCTCGCCAACGAGGAGATCGCGCGGCGCAAGCCGGAGGAACTGAGCGAAGCGGAACGCGACAATCTGGAGCGCTGGGGCTATCCTTACGTCTTCGATGATTTCCGCTTCCACATGACGCTGACGGGACCGGTGACGGGAACCGACATGCACGTGATCGAGACCGCCATCGAGGATTATTTCGCGCCCTTCGTCGGCAAGCCGCTTGAAATTTCCGGCATCGCGCTGTTCATGGAGGAGCGGCGCGGCGCACCCTTCGTGATCCGCCGCTGGCAGCCGCTGACGGGCGGCCAAACCACGCTTTTCGGGACCGAAGAGACAGGTACGAGCGAGACTGGGGCCGGAGAAACCGAGGAATGA
- a CDS encoding GNAT family N-acetyltransferase: MTVTLRPASPADLSAITEIYAECVLNGVASYELEPPSREEMEARMAAITAAGYPYLAAVEGDRIIGYAYANAFRTRPAYRWLVENSVYLSPEARGKGVGKSLLSQLVTECETRGFRQMVAVIGGASPASIALHTALGFTESGRLTGTGFKHGKWLDTVFMQRPLGEGNRSDPLPLSL; encoded by the coding sequence ATGACCGTCACCCTCCGCCCCGCCTCGCCCGCCGATCTTTCCGCGATCACCGAAATCTATGCCGAATGCGTGCTGAACGGGGTGGCGAGCTATGAGCTGGAGCCGCCGAGCCGGGAGGAAATGGAAGCGCGGATGGCCGCGATCACCGCCGCCGGCTACCCCTATCTCGCCGCCGTCGAGGGTGACCGCATCATCGGCTATGCCTACGCCAACGCCTTCCGCACCCGTCCGGCCTATCGCTGGCTGGTCGAAAATTCGGTCTATCTTTCTCCGGAAGCGCGCGGCAAGGGCGTGGGCAAAAGCCTGCTTTCGCAATTGGTAACGGAATGCGAGACGCGCGGATTCCGCCAGATGGTCGCCGTCATCGGCGGGGCCAGCCCGGCTTCGATCGCGCTCCATACGGCGCTTGGCTTCACCGAGTCCGGCCGGCTGACGGGAACCGGCTTCAAGCACGGAAAATGGCTCGACACCGTATTCATGCAGCGCCCGCTCGGCGAGGGAAACCGGAGCGACCCGCTGCCGCTGTCGCTTTGA